Proteins encoded in a region of the Isosphaeraceae bacterium EP7 genome:
- the uvrA gene encoding excinuclease ABC subunit UvrA, protein MTRRRQVRLRGVRVHNLKGVDLDLPLGKLVAFTGVSGSGKSSLAFDTLYAEGQRRYIETFSAYTRQFLEALDKPDADLIEGIPPAVAVAQRVSKRSGRSTVGTVTETQDALGLLFAKLGRVICRVCGDEVHPANPATVERAIDGLAEGTRYLITYPLEVRPESDRAALADALREDGFTRVRVGGEVVALEEGPIPEPGEGGIVDVVVDRLVRGSDATSRRLDSIETAFSKGFGRCRIVAGDEVLTFYDGWRCSRCGADYLAPEPRLFRFNSPLGACPTCEGFGRVVDLDLERVVPDPTRSLRDGAIVPWTTPAYQSWNDDLVQAAGRMAVPLDVPFRDLTPEQVGRVVNGDKAAGFPGLRGFFARLDKKVYKMHVRIFLARWRGYKPCPDCQGARLRPEALAVRVGGRNLAEVDSLTIAGALAFLDEVAAAEAENPVARGILAQARNRLDYLERIGLGYLTLDRLARTLSAGEARRVALTSALGSGLVNTLYVLDEPSIGLHPTDVGRLIAALVGLRDSGNSVVVVEHDMDIVRASDHVVEVGPGAGDAGGRILFTGTPEGLAQLEGSATGDVLSGRGASLAVPKTRRKPSGHLKLTGARGHNLKGIDVDIPLGVLCVVTGVSGSGKSTLVEDTLFPALARRLKNEPLPAAPFDELTGTEALGDVALVDQSPIGRTPRSNPVTYLKAFDEIRKTFAETHEAKLRNFSASRFSFNVEGGRCDACEGNGYQVVDMQFMPDVMLRCPVCRGRRYRSEVLEITYRGKSIAEVLDLTAREAFRFFANKPKVQSKLRPLIDVGLDYLRLGQPASTLSGGEAQRLKLANFLASTPAALTRAAGGAKTLFILDEPTTGLHPLDTLKLMDALTSLIDVGHSLVVVEHSPEFMAAADWIIDVGPGPGADGGTIVAQGTPEQVAKSKTPTGTVLAGRLGKKPR, encoded by the coding sequence CTGAAGGGGGTCGACCTCGACCTTCCCCTGGGCAAGCTCGTGGCGTTCACCGGGGTGAGCGGGTCGGGCAAGAGTTCCCTGGCGTTCGACACGCTCTATGCCGAGGGGCAGCGGCGGTATATCGAGACCTTCTCGGCCTACACCCGCCAGTTTCTGGAGGCGCTGGACAAGCCCGATGCCGACCTGATCGAGGGGATTCCGCCCGCCGTGGCCGTGGCCCAGCGGGTCTCGAAGCGGTCGGGCCGGAGCACGGTCGGCACCGTCACCGAGACACAGGATGCCCTCGGCCTGCTGTTCGCCAAGCTCGGACGGGTCATCTGCCGGGTCTGCGGCGACGAGGTCCACCCGGCCAACCCCGCGACCGTCGAGCGGGCGATCGACGGGCTCGCCGAAGGAACCCGCTACCTCATCACCTACCCCCTCGAGGTCCGGCCCGAGTCCGACCGCGCCGCGCTGGCCGATGCCCTCCGCGAGGACGGATTCACGAGGGTCAGGGTCGGCGGTGAAGTGGTCGCCCTGGAAGAGGGCCCGATCCCCGAGCCCGGCGAGGGGGGCATTGTCGACGTGGTGGTCGACCGCCTCGTCAGGGGCTCCGACGCGACCTCTCGGCGGCTCGACTCGATCGAGACCGCCTTCTCCAAGGGGTTCGGCCGCTGCCGGATCGTCGCCGGGGACGAGGTCCTCACCTTCTACGACGGCTGGCGTTGCAGCCGCTGCGGCGCCGACTACCTGGCCCCCGAGCCCCGCCTGTTCCGGTTCAACAGCCCGCTGGGCGCATGCCCGACCTGCGAAGGGTTCGGCCGCGTGGTGGACCTCGACCTCGAACGGGTCGTGCCCGACCCCACCCGGTCCTTGCGAGACGGCGCCATCGTCCCCTGGACGACACCCGCCTACCAGAGCTGGAACGATGACCTCGTTCAGGCGGCCGGACGCATGGCGGTGCCGCTCGACGTTCCCTTCCGCGACCTGACCCCCGAGCAGGTGGGCCGGGTGGTGAACGGCGACAAGGCGGCCGGTTTTCCGGGGCTGCGTGGGTTCTTCGCCAGGCTGGACAAGAAGGTCTACAAGATGCACGTCCGCATCTTCCTGGCCCGCTGGCGAGGCTACAAGCCTTGCCCCGACTGCCAGGGAGCCAGGCTCCGGCCGGAAGCTCTCGCCGTGCGCGTGGGCGGGCGGAACCTGGCCGAGGTCGATTCGCTGACCATCGCGGGCGCCCTCGCGTTCCTGGACGAGGTCGCCGCGGCCGAGGCCGAGAATCCGGTGGCGCGGGGCATCCTGGCGCAGGCCCGGAACCGGCTCGACTACCTGGAGCGGATCGGCCTGGGATATCTGACGCTCGACCGGCTGGCCCGGACCCTCTCCGCCGGCGAGGCCCGCCGCGTCGCCCTGACGTCGGCCCTCGGCTCGGGCCTGGTCAACACCCTGTACGTGCTGGACGAGCCCTCGATTGGCCTCCACCCCACCGACGTCGGCCGGCTGATCGCGGCGCTGGTCGGGCTGCGTGACTCGGGCAACTCGGTGGTCGTCGTCGAGCACGACATGGACATCGTCAGGGCCTCGGACCACGTCGTCGAGGTCGGCCCGGGCGCGGGCGACGCTGGCGGCCGGATCCTCTTCACCGGCACGCCTGAGGGTTTGGCCCAGCTCGAAGGCTCGGCGACCGGCGATGTGTTGAGCGGCCGAGGCGCCTCGCTGGCCGTCCCCAAGACGCGGCGGAAGCCGTCGGGCCACCTGAAACTCACCGGCGCACGCGGACATAACCTGAAAGGGATCGACGTCGACATCCCGCTCGGCGTCCTCTGCGTCGTCACCGGTGTGAGCGGGTCGGGCAAGAGCACGCTCGTCGAAGACACCCTGTTCCCGGCTCTCGCCCGCAGGCTGAAGAACGAGCCGCTGCCCGCGGCGCCGTTTGACGAGCTGACCGGCACCGAAGCCCTGGGCGACGTCGCCCTCGTCGATCAGTCGCCCATCGGCCGGACCCCCCGGTCGAACCCCGTGACCTATCTGAAGGCGTTCGACGAGATCCGCAAGACGTTCGCCGAGACCCACGAGGCCAAGCTGCGGAACTTCTCGGCCAGCCGGTTCAGCTTCAACGTCGAAGGAGGCCGGTGCGACGCCTGCGAAGGCAACGGCTACCAGGTCGTCGACATGCAGTTCATGCCCGACGTCATGCTGCGCTGCCCGGTCTGCCGGGGCCGTCGGTACCGATCGGAAGTCCTCGAAATCACCTACCGAGGCAAATCCATCGCCGAAGTCCTCGACCTGACCGCCCGCGAGGCGTTCCGCTTCTTCGCCAACAAGCCCAAGGTGCAGAGCAAGCTCCGCCCGCTCATCGACGTGGGCCTCGACTACCTCCGCCTGGGCCAGCCCGCCTCGACCCTCTCCGGAGGCGAGGCCCAGCGCCTCAAGCTGGCCAACTTCCTCGCCTCGACCCCGGCCGCGCTTACCCGAGCCGCCGGCGGCGCCAAGACCCTGTTCATCCTCGACGAGCCGACCACCGGCCTGCACCCGCTCGACACCCTCAAATTAATGGACGCCCTGACCAGCCTGATCGACGTGGGCCACTCCCTCGTCGTCGTCGAGCACAGCCCCGAGTTCATGGCCGCCGCCGACTGGATCATCGACGTCGGCCCCGGCCCGGGCGCCGACGGAGGAACGATCGTCGCCCAGGGAACCCCCGAGCAAGTCGCCAAGTCCAAGACCCCCACGGGAACGGTGCTGGCCGGCAGGCTCGGCAAGAAGCCCCGCTGA
- a CDS encoding DUF1801 domain-containing protein, giving the protein MAPQGSQQEMKSPKFSSVEDYLASQDPTKAKTLGSVIDFIVAQFPELKSKISWNVPTIHRDGKYVVGVCAYKRHLTFSAFSPRVIEDFKARLEKYVVMKNCFQIPVDWELDRELLADLVRARLSELDEPDLPPV; this is encoded by the coding sequence TTGGCACCCCAAGGCAGTCAGCAAGAAATGAAATCCCCGAAATTCAGTTCGGTCGAGGACTATCTGGCCTCGCAAGACCCGACGAAAGCAAAGACCCTTGGGTCCGTCATTGATTTCATTGTCGCCCAATTCCCGGAATTGAAGTCCAAGATTTCCTGGAATGTGCCCACCATCCACCGTGACGGGAAATATGTTGTTGGCGTTTGCGCCTACAAGCGTCACCTCACATTTTCAGCCTTCAGTCCCCGCGTCATCGAAGACTTCAAGGCGAGGCTGGAGAAGTATGTTGTCATGAAAAATTGTTTTCAGATCCCTGTCGACTGGGAACTCGATCGGGAATTATTGGCGGATTTGGTCCGGGCCAGACTCAGCGAGCTGGATGAGCCCGACCTGCCCCCGGTCTGA